The Drosophila innubila isolate TH190305 chromosome 3R unlocalized genomic scaffold, UK_Dinn_1.0 2_E_3R, whole genome shotgun sequence genome has a segment encoding these proteins:
- the LOC117790751 gene encoding glucose dehydrogenase [FAD, quinone] — MRSAFLLILWTCFECSHCQLLVDLVRDFETSLLNTRIPDTTAFLPEYDFIIVGAGSAGCVLANRLSEISTARVLLLEAGDQETFISDVPLTAALTQTTRYNWGYKAEATPNACQGLRNGVCNWPKGRGIGGTSLINFMLYTRGHRRDYDGWAAANNSGWSYKEVLPYFKKSERIGIPDLYKSPYHGRNGPLDVQYTDYKSRQMKAFLKSGREMGYEITDTNGEQLMGFSRAQATIRQGRRCSTSKAFIQPVLQRRNLHISMKSWVTKLLIDPSTKMATGVEFTKQHQRFVVRASKEVILSAGAIASPQLLMLSGVGPRAHLQEHNIPVIQDLSVGYNLQDHITLNGLVFMVNDSTVNDARLLNPQDIFRYIFNGQGPYTIPGGAEAFAFVRTPSSTFAKDYADMELVLGAGSLSGDRFGTLRDLLGITDQFYEKMFGDIQHRDTFGLVPVLLRPKSTGRISLRSRNPFHWPRMEPNFMQHPDDVRSMIEGIEMILQLSRTKPMQKIGTRFHDRAFPGCEHLIFASNDYWRCCLRLYGSSLQHQSGTCKMGPSTDATAVVDPELRVHGIRHLRVADASIMPHVPAGHTNAIVIMIAEKAADMIKNAWRMKIVPLDK, encoded by the exons ATGCGATCAGCGTTCCTGCTAATACTCTGGACATGCTTCGAGTGCAGCCATTGCCAGTTGCTGGTCGATTTGGTGCGAGACTTTGAGACTTCATTGCTAAACACTCGCATTCCGGACACCACAGCCTTTCTGCCGGAGTATGATTTCATCATTGTGGGGGCAGGATCCGCGGGATGTGTGCTGGCCAATCGGTTGAGCGAGATAAGCACAGCTCGAGTCCTGCTGCTGGAAGCCGGTGATCAGGAGACATTTATCAGCGATGTACCGCTAACGGCGGCTCTCACGCAGACTACGCGCTACAATTGGGGATACAAGGCGGAGGCCACGCCCAATGCCTGCCAGGGCCTGAGGAATGGCGTCTGCAATTGGCCCAAAGGACGCGGCATTGGCGGCACCAGTCTCATTAATTTTATGCTATACACACGTGGACATCGTCGGGACTATGACGGTTGGGCAGCTGCCAACAACTCGGGCTGGTCGTATAAGGAGGTGTTGCCGTATTTCAAGAAATCGGAACGCATTGGCATCCCAGATTTATACAAATCGCCGTATCATGGCCGGAATGGGCCGTTGGATGTGCAGTACACGGACTACAAGTCGCGTCAGATGAAGGCGTTCCTCAAGTCGGGTCGAGAAATGGGCTACGAGATAACCGATACCAATGGGGAGCAGTTGATGGGATTCTCACGGGCACAGGCCACCATACGACAGGGCAGACGCTGCAGCACCAGCAAGGCCTTCATTCAGCCCGTGTTGCAGCGTCGCAATCTGCACATTTCCATGAAGAGTTGGGTCACCAAGCTGCTCATCGATCCCAGCACCAAGATGGCCACCGGAGTGGAGTTCACCAAGCAGCATCAACGGTTTGTGGTGCGTGCCAGCAAGGAGGTTATACTGTCTGCTGGCGCCATTGCCAGTCCacagctgttgatgttgtctGGAGTGGGTCCAAGGGCTCACCTCCAGGAGCACAATATACCGGTGATCCAGGATCTGTCAGTTGGCTACAATCTGCAGGATCACATCACACTGAACGGCCTAGTGTTTATGGTCAACGATTCCACAGTAAACGATGCACGTCTTCTCAATCCCCAGGACATCTTTCGCTACATCTTTAACGGCCAAGGACCGTATACTATACCCGGAGGAGCTGAGGCATTTGCCTTTGTGCGCACACCCAGCTCCACTTTTG cTAAGGATTATGCGGATATGGAGCTGGTTTTGGGTGCAGGGTCTCTGAGCGGTGATCGCTTTGGCACGCTCCGTGATTTGCTGGGCATCACGGATCAGTTCTACGAGAAAATGTTTGGAGATATACAGCACAGGGACACGTTTGGTCTGGTGCCGGTGCTGCTGAGACCCAAGAGCACTGGACGAATCTCTCTGCGTAGCCGCAATCCCTTCCACTGGCCACGCATGGAACCCAACTTTATGCAGCATCCGGACGATGTGCGATCCATGATCGAGGGCATTGAAATG ATCCTGCAACTGTCACGCACGAAGCCAATGCAGAAGATTGGCACCCGTTTTCATGACCGCGCCTTTCCGGGCTGTGAGCACCTGATCTTTGCCAGCAACGACTATTGGCGCTGTTGCCTGCGGCTTTACGGCTCCAGTCTGCAGCATCAGTCCGGAACCTGCAAGATGGGTCCTTCCACAGATGCTACGGCTGTCGTAGATCCTGAGTTGAGGGTTCATGGAATTCGGCATCTGCGAGTGGCAGACGCCTCGATTATGCCACATGTTCCGGCCGGTCACACGAATGCAATTGTCATCATGATAGCCGAAAAAGCTGCGGACATGATCAAGAATGCGTGGCGCATGAAAATTGTCCCACTAGATAAATAG
- the LOC117791583 gene encoding WD repeat-containing protein 48 homolog, producing MPPTVCSEKKVHVAVMKESRRRGSMGVSRSNTNTNTVAGVAQSSTVLSYVAKGSMNLAGRRQRRRVARLLTRMEQISTPSEFEMKQRVGMETDTDDSGDNNESTIQTSRTHSSSSNNIETVLQPTTANSNNKNSHSCNIYSGNNKTSTTANLCDQIPSEDDDDDDDDDDDEEQDQESDSGYEFELEPVKQPASLQQYHTNSEGLLSIALKTLKLVQRNKLLQKRLAQLQLETSEFIASVLANPENRHFRDKATVKADAPNKVTNVLLRH from the exons ATGCCGCCCACCGTCTGCTCGGAGAAGAAAGTGCACGTGGCAGTCATGAAGGAGTCACGACGACGAGGCAGCATGGGAGTGTCCCGGTcgaacacaaacacaaacacagtaGCGGGAGTTGCACAGAGCAGCACCGTGCTAAGTTATG TTGCTAAAGGTTCAATGAACCTAGCGGGTCGTCGGCAACGGCGACGTGTTGCCCGGCTGCTAACCAGAATGGAACAAATCTCGACACCGTCAGAGTTCGAGATGAAGCAGAGGGTTGGTATGGAAACCGATACGGACGATAGTGGAGATAACAATGAGTCCACCATACAGACATCACGCACACattccagcagcagcaacaacatcgaaACAGTATTACAACCCACAACAgccaacagcaataacaagaaCAGCCACAGTTGCAACATTTAtagcggcaacaacaagacaTCAACTACAGCCAATCTCTGTGATCAAATACCAagtgaagatgatgatgatgatgatgatgacgacgatgatgaggaGCAGGATCAGGAGAGTGACAGCGGGTATGAGTTTGAACTAGAGCCAGTTAAGCAGCCGGCAAGTCTTCAGCAATATCACACAAACAGCGAGGGACTTCTTTCCATTGCCCTCAAGACTCTCAAGCTTGTGCAGCGCAACAAGCTGCTGCAGAAGCGTTTGGCACAGCTGCAGCTGGAGACGTCTGAGTTCATTGCCTCGGTGCTGGCCAATCCAGAGAATCGTCATTTTCGTGACAAAGCCACTGTAAAGGCGGACGCACCCAACAAAGTTACAAACGTTTTGCTGCGTCACTAA